In Phragmites australis chromosome 16, lpPhrAust1.1, whole genome shotgun sequence, one DNA window encodes the following:
- the LOC133896102 gene encoding uncharacterized protein LOC133896102 — MAGVRKCSSTKLQVTEEKLMRSEDENMFLRECLDINEEKMSHMAQEVAQLKQIIALGQYRQDINSNVDGRSNSPRPDLRQSRHNVGNYHTRASDSPMTASGQIRHHVGSNNNRQSNSHIEDLRCESDESVSCADGNNFTHNKMIRRNITEHNNIPQARDDEVL; from the exons ATGGCAGGGGTACGAAAGTGCTCATCCACCAAACTCCAAGTAACTGAAGAAAAATTGATGAGGTCCGAAGATGAGAATATGTTTTTAAGAGAGTGTTTAGATATCAATGAGGAGAAGATGTCACATATGGCACAAGAAGTGGCTCAATTAAAGCAAATTATTGCCTTAGGACAATATAGGCAAGATATTAATAGCAATGTTGATGGTCGATCCAACTCTCCTAGACCTGATTTACGTCAATCAAGGCATAATGTTGGAAATTACCACACTCGAGCATCAGACTCCCCTATGACTGCTTCTGGGCAGATTAGGCACCATGTTGGTAGTAACAACAATCGACAATCTAACTCTCATATAGAG GATCTGAGATGTGAAAGTGATGAGAGTGTGTCTTGTGCtgatggaaataattttacacATAATAAG ATGATCCGAAGAAACATAACTGAACATAACAATATACCACAAGCTAGGGATGACGAGGTACTATAA